The DNA region TAAATCATGGGCTTTTATTTTCTATAAAATTAAGGGTAAATTGTTATTTAATTCTTAATTTAGAAACAACTTGCTTAACACCATCTTTGCTTTGTGCAATAGATTCTGCTCTTGCTTTCATATCACCATTCGGTACATCACCGGTAAGTACTACTACACCGTTAGATGTTTCAACATGAATGCTTAAACCGTTAATTGCACTATCAGCTAAGAAATCTCTTTTTATTGAAGCGGTGATTGCTGAGTCAGATACAGCAGTCTTTACAGGGTGTTTTACGCCGGTAATTTTTAATTTAGAATTAACTTTCTTAACACCGTCTCTGTTTTGTGCAATAGAAATTGCCCTATTTTTCATATCTTCGCTTGGAACGTTTCCGGTTAAGGTAACAACACCGTTTTTGGTTTCAACATGAATGCTTAAACCGTTAATGTCGCTATCAGCTAAAAATTCACTTTTAATTGAAGCAGTGATTGCTGAATCAGATATGGC from Candidatus Jidaibacter acanthamoeba includes:
- a CDS encoding BON domain-containing protein — translated: MIIKNLKALAIATSIVALGTANIANAKVSTSTDHSSTVKNLVPDSAITTSIKSEFLADSTINGLSIHVETINGVVTLTGNVPSEDMKNRAISIAQSREGVKKVVSKMKITTEKHPVKTAISDSAITASIKSEFLADSDINGLSIHVETKNGVVTLTGNVPSEDMKNRAISIAQNRDGVKKVNSKLKITGVKHPVKTAVSDSAITASIKRDFLADSAINGLSIHVETSNGVVVLTGDVPNGDMKARAESIAQSKDGVKQVVSKLRIK